AAGAGCCGGTGCGACCGCAGGCGCTGCGACGAAGGGAGCTGCCAGTGTCCTCGTACTCAGGTCGATCCTCGATGCGTGGGGTGGAACGTTGTGAGGAACCGCCTTCCCGTAAGCGATTACTGGAGCTGCCGCAATTGCGGCAGGGGCAGCTGCCACTAATGGCGCCGGAGCTGCGACTGCAGCTGAAATAACACCGGCCATGCTGTTGCCAAAGCACGCCACCAACACAACCAGCGTGACCTGGACAAAACACAAACGCACAAATGAGTGGAAATCCTTCGAATTTAATTAATCTCAGGAAATTCAGGCTGATTGTCACTATTCAATGACTTTTCATGCTCAAACTGAATCGAACTTTTGCACACAGTTTTGACGATTATTTTTGAACGTTGAGAAAAGTCCTTTGCCGAACGGCCGAGCTATATTCGATCCAATTGAATATTTGACTCGAATCAAAACAGTGAAGAGTTAGTAACGCATTATATTTTCGTCCTAttcgaattatttcaattcaGCCTTCTTCGCAACGTTCCAAAATCAAAATTCGTCTTCTGACGAACAAGTCTTTGAAATTGCTCAAATATCTGGTTAAAACATATGTCACAATGACATTTTATACGACACTGGATTGGTATTCCGTTCATATTCTTTCGATGGTCGTTGAATATGTACGTTTTCACTCGTTCTTATATTCTTATTtcgtaaatatttatttaatcaGTGAAAAAAACTAACCGAAGTGTAAGACACCATGATGCTTGACGGTTTAGTCCGAATCGGATAGTGAGACGAAGTATGGCCAGTGTTCGAAGACTTCTCGCTTTTATACCACGTGGAAAGAGGGAGAGTGTGTTGGTGCGCGGAATCTTCATCACACGCGCACCACTCGCACTTTCTTCGAGCACGTGATTAGTTtgataaatatgtgtgttataTATTTATAGCGACGAGCAGACTTACGCAGTTATTCGAGTCAAGTTGCGAACACGATCTTCGCAAAACGCAACAATCGATTGGACACAATTCAGTGACGTAGATCCCAGGTGCCGGTTATACTCGTAGGATTTCGAAAATCGCTGCTCGCTCAGAATTGTGTTGTATGCTTGTGTGACGTGATGGAATAGTAGGTCATCGAGAGTTCTAAAGCATTCTACATTTAtccagttttttcttcaatttgccgCAAAAGTAGTCTCGAAAGTTTAATTTGTATTCATTGCTCTTTCACTACGTAATACTTTAATTGTCGTTGAAAacaaattcgttatttttctcacaaacAAGCAAGGAACAGTCAAAATGAAAGAATGGGATTCAGTTTATTTTGATAgcttaaattattgaaattgcaCTCTTATTTTTACAGAAGCGATAGTGTTTTTCAGCTTATTTCGAcaactttccaaatttatttcattaatccaataatttttatatttctgccGAAAAACACTCCAGAAGAACTGAATATGCTAGCAGAAGAACTGACGAATATCGATTTCGGAAATTTACAAAACACGAGGGCAAATGGCGAGTAGATGAGCCCAGTGCCATTTCTAAGAGACTTCACATACAATAATGAACACGTACACTcatttattaaattcaaacttaaaacaacaaaattatCTCAAGGTTACCGATGTGTAACACATAATCTTGAACACtctttcaatagtttttttcgGAATATTCCAAAATACTCACTTCCCAAAAATTTTCCTATACGTCTGTTCGAATGATTAATAAAAGTAACACAAGTCCAATTGTGGTGAAATATCAATTGTTATATCTTGCAGGAGTGCATCAATTCGTAGAGGACTGCAAGGGTGGTAAAggcaaagttgaaaaaacaaagttttttacCAGATATTTCAGATTTATCAACTTCAACGAGTAGAATCtcttttgttgggaaatattcTGAAGCATCCTCGAAATATTCTGGAACATtggatttttctttgaaaattctcaaaattccgGCGAAAATTTTCATAGCGAGATATATTGGCTCCAAGGGCGTTTATAATGGGATaaaaattccgttcaatcCCTTAAGCGGCGTTATTCGGAAACTCGCGTTCTAATTTATTCGAAGCATCTCATCGTTATTTTCTATAAGCTTCGAGTCAATTGCAAATGACTTACGAGCAgttagaaaatcatttttcgaagCCAATATACAAAAGAATTCGTTCTCTAACAGTAGTTTTGCTGCTTATTAATGAGAAACCGCTGAGCCGATTACGATGATTCTTTCACGAGATTGAAGCTGTTCCGAGCCATGTTTGTGGTTTCCCGAAATTGCGGTTCTTTACTGTTTACTGTTTATGATAAAATTATACATATTtcctcgaattttgaaattaaagGAGCAGTCACTAAACTCTAataataactaaaaataataaaaaaattgccgaTTGGACGATCATttggaaacaaaagaaatagaCGTCTGTCCAGGTTCTTTTTTTGTATAGGAAAATAAACACAGCAATatcaacgaaataatgaaaagtcaaatattcaaaatcattgcttttgaatattccattgaaaatgaaaagaagacaATCGTGTTCGGTATCTACGAGAGAGCCGACATAAAATTGAACAGATTCCCGACGAATTAAGAAGGCcgatttgaaaatatcacATACTTATTAATAACAACGTTTGCGATCACAAGATTTGCGATTAAAAATAACACAAGAATCGTAGATAttgtttgtgaaaaaatttattgtatCAAATAAAGGCAACAGTCAGTGTTTATCGGGATTTGGGAAAGTGGTGGAATTGCATGGTTCTATTTTTTGACAACGAGAGGCGCCGGGTAAGTCAGAGGCGCAGCATAATGAGCAGGATAAGCGGCGCTGTAAGCCAGAGCCGGGCTGTACGCCGCCGGAGCTGCATAAGCAAGAGGGGCTGGAGCAGCCGCAACCGCCGCTGGAGCTGCATAAGCAAGGGGGGCTGGAGCAGCCGCAACTGCGGCTGGTGCCGTGTAAGCGAGCGGAGCTGGTGCAGCTGCATAAGCGAGTGGAGCCGCCGCAAGTGTGTTGTAATTCCTAGCTATCACTTGACTGCTTCGCGCTGTTACGATGGGCGCTGGAACCGCGGCGAGTGGAGCCGCCGCGACGAGTGGAGCCGCTGGTGCAAAACCAGCCGAAGCGACAGCCACCAGGGCAAAGATgcactgaaaaaataaaacgaatcgTTAGTTCCGGTCGATTCCGAAGATCATgactgttgaaaaaaatgttgaatgatTAGTTCCGTCAAGCAGACTTTTTCAGACTCGTAATTTCGCATTATCAATCGACTATTGAATtatcagaaatgaatttttaattattcgtgagtttcttctttttttcacggtttatcgaattcacaaatttttgtctgttttttttctccccccccccccccccccgagaTTTCACAATGGCGATACTTTTCAAGCTCGAGGATGTTGGAGTTTCAAAACTTACGGCAAACTTGAACATTTTTAAGTTTCTTATTGTTTTTGCTTCGACGAGTCGAGGACGAGTGAAGAGTCCTCGATTTCGGCGAGTATTTATATGGTTTGGCACGTTACAATTCCCCGCCACGGTTCCATCGAGTTGCATTTCTCCCGTGTCTCCGTGCCGTAGTCGTTTGATGGTTTCTGTTGTCTTGCGAAATGTGATCGACCCCGAAACTCTCGGTAACGTCACTCACGGAGTGTATTCACTCACGTGTACGAAGTATTATACCGTTTAAACACACCATTTTACTCGCACGAACGAAATCATTTTAATTCGAGTCCGATCGCACGATCGATCAGCGATACAGTCCAAATTTCTCCCAGTGGAGAAATCTCaaggggaaagaaaaaagaaaacgttcAAAATACGTACAATGCTTCTGCGATCGTATTCTAATTACGTTGCATGTTAATCTGCGAAAAATAATGAGCGTCCTTGTGTTAAAAATGAGACACTCCGGTTGCGTTAACCATCCACTCGTGCTGCCGCGTCGaacagttgtttttttaaatcatttacCGGATGTTCGTTATTTAGTTAAAATAATTGGGGATAATCGTACAGATTGATCGACAAAAGAGCAACTTGAATGTGCCCTCGATCTACAGAAACAGAAACAGAAGTCCTTTCAAATAGAAATATGTGTGGAACGGACCAAAAATTTCTTAGTAAATAAACAATTCAGTTAAGGTAGaccatgcccgaaggatcgtattttatgggtgtctaaattgaatcgattttcACATTCAAGTCTCTATAGAATAACGTacgtacgaaaaaataaataaattcagaTTATCAGCTTCCGATTATTAACCTACGTAAgtctaaaaaaatcatttcgaaaaaaaatatacttcaAAGTTTCACGACCATTATTCACGACAGCTGAATTTTTCGCAATGGCTTGCAGTTCATATACGACTATTGGAGTTCGAATTCACGTATTCAGGTCGATGCAAAAGGAATAATGGAAAAGTCGATTCCTGCTGATCTCAAAAACATCTgatattttgaggaaaaaaatggggcTCCTCAATCTCTGATTAAAAGAAAACAAGATCTCCTACTTTTCTCAAAACGACGACTCAACTTCActgcacggagagaaaatttcacttaaaactactatggtgccaTAGAATGGTGcttgtaatatttattaattcttacgaacatacacagtaattttttgtgaagcgacgcgatgaaaattgatgagtcatgtcaaaataaatacatcggtgCACATGTATACCGGTACattatcgtacaatcgcgaatgaaattctcttatttaccatagtaaatttctaaacgcTTCGGGGCGTATGATCaatgcttgtgttcgagctcctcaaattgtactatgttcaactgtaaatttcaattgtgaaaacagtaatagcaaaacggcataataattcaacttgacagttcatcatccagtcaacataaattttccaACGTTTCCTCGGTGAActatgttaggaaaaaatagcacagtttaaaccttcgtcacagcaaaatacgaaattaaaaaatttacattCAGAATTGACTTTTGGAAatgacaatatttttggtaaaaaccttccaaatagtaattcttactatttctttctctccgtgtgctgggtaaaaccatggagaagctcCAGGGTTACCGATTGAGCCACCATAGATCGTCCCAACACGAGAGTCTAACCTTAATCTCATTACGCAAGCAAATTCACTAGGAGACTTTGGATCGTATAATCGAAGAGAGTCCCATTGGAAGACGGTGGAGATCGGTGGAGTGAACAAGGAGAAGTGGCAAGGTTACAAATACCTCGATGTGTGCATTGTATTCCAAATGTATTACGAGAATTATGTACTCGTCAACGTAAAGAGTGTGCTCTCTTTCCCAATGTGTTCCCTTTTGCATTCGCGATCGTGTCACACATAGAGAAGTTGGAAGAAAACGTTTAACTTGGCGAAGAGTCCTCGCGACGCATGGAAGAATCGTTCTCGTGCCAAATGAGTTATAATTTAAATTCATGTGGATCAAAACGTGTCCTTGAATGTGGATTCGCATTCATGCGAGGTAGCGTCGAACTAATAAAGTGAGAATTTGAGATCTCGTTGCTCGAGCTGCACCAAACGAGTTTCGCTTTATCATCGGATTATTAAAGAATCGTTGAACTTGTATTTTATAAACTGAGATTCGACAACGGCTGGGGCGAAAATTGGCGAGAGCAAGCCTTTCCGACGTGCATATTTTACCGGTCATTGTAACGTGGAATCAATTGTTTTGATAATTTTCAATCAACAGATAAAGTTTTTACAATTATTCTAGAAAAGTTGAAACTTACCTGCGGCGTGAATTTAACGAAATGCATAAACGTGCACCTGCTATCAGCTTCTCGTGCTGAGCCCCAGCAAAGAAATTGGATCGGAGACGCCGGAGAGCATGCCCGAGTGAGAGATTGTGTGGGATTCTTAACAAGCAAATTTTTTCTGATCCGTGAGAACGTAGAGCGAATCGCGAAGGGAGATTCGCGAAGAGGATGGAGGACGCGAAGTACGAAGCTACACATACGTGGAATGTACGAACAAAGAGACCAAGAAGTACTGGGAAATAGTTGTTGCTGGGTTTGTTTTGCGATAGGTAATGGTGGTGGTGCTTTAAGCGAGCGGATACACCGGCTAGTCCGACTGGTTCTTCGAGTcggaaaaattcttccctcGCTGACCCTGGAGGGGTGCTATCCCCGAGGCTTATAAATACTTAACGTCGGAACGTAAAGAGCACAAGTTAACCGACTCTCGTAAGCAGCAGCTCGACCCGCAACCCccacaaaaaaatcatcatgtTCAAACTTGTAAGTAGACGCGAATATACTTTTTGATTAATCGTTTCCTCGTTGTTTTTGAGCATGTTACGAGAGCTCTGCCTGGGTCCGAATGTTTGAGaagcataaaaaaacaaaaaagaaaaaaaaaatccagctAACAGCTTTGAAGCGACATTAAaaaacttcgttttttctGTTATTCCGAAAACTCGCAGCTTTTCAAAGCAGTCACTTTCATTATAAAGATAAATAAATCCGTCAGAAATACACGCAATTGTTGTGCAGTCTATTCTGTCGATGTCTCATCGGTGGATTCTCGTTTTtccgatttaaaaatttcccaACAAAACTCATGGTAAATTTCActttaacattttttggaaCGAGCCATTTTTCATGGATTTGAGATTTTTTGAGGTTTCACTTTGAAACTCCAATCGTTAGCCGCTATCGCATcgtctcgtatttttttcgaaactgaTTTCGACAAGGAGTGCAATCACGTCGCGTTATCACTTCACTCGATTTTCTTGGGCTCGTGTACTGTTTTGACTTGAGCCTTTCGATATGTCGTATCAATTTTCGGCGAGTTCCAAATACATTTTAATAACCAATGAACTTTTTTATTCGAGCAGTGCGTATTCCTTGCTCTCGTCGCTCTGGCATTCGCTGCCCCAGCTCCTGAGCCAGCGCCTGGATTCGTGGCCGCTTATGCAGCTCCGGTGCTCTCGTCGAGCAGCCAATACATCAACAGAAATTACAACGCTCTGGCTGCTGCTCCCCTGGCTTATGCGGCGGCGCCTCTCGCCTACGGAGCTGCTGTGCCGGCCTACCCTTATGCGGCTCATTACGCCCCTCTCTATCTCTAAGAAGATAAATCACTGATAAATAACTCTCGATTTATGATTTAAAAGCCTCCACACATACAAGACTCGCGGAACAGCACCAACGGAACATTCAATAACGACCAACGAAGGAAATCAACAACAACGAAATACACACGAGCAGCCTCCACGTTTCGAAAACACTCTACAATTTTACATTGACTAATGCAAGATTCATGAAAATCCTCATTTTTTAACTAACAGCATCGTCCCCgcatcgaaaaatgaattttaaaaaaaaaccaaatcatCGCTCCGAATGACCATCTCTGATTTACGATAGCAATAAagcattcaaaataaaataaaaaaaaaattttaaaaaaaaaaacaaaacaaacttgtgctttgaaatttgtgtCGTTACTCATTATCAGCACGGAACTCCTTAAATTGCTctatggaaaataataattattttccatgGATCGTCATGCTGCATTACCGGAAGTCGTCGTGATTGAATTCGTTTACTCAAAATTCACGCTCTGTCCCGACACAAGCATAAATCGGTCGACAGGTCAGGCTGGAAGTTAGTGAATCGTGGATCGATGCATGCATGTATTTATTTATGGTTTTGAGATGTCGGATCTTTGAGAGATGACCTTGAAGGTAAAGTTGCTCCGAGGCACATGGTGCGGCTGCTCTCTGCTTTCTGTTTTTATTAACTCGCTCGCGGCTCTTTTACTCACCCAGGGATAAAGAGTGCTCGAGTTCTCGGCAAGTTCTCGCGTTAAAACACACGCGCTTCTCTCGAGCGCGGTCGATGCGCTCGAGAATACCATTTTTATGAAGTTCAAGTTCACCGAGCTGGCCAAACAAGGGGAGCCAACCAGTTTGCACACAATGCCCGAGATTCCCACAGCTGATCGATCGCGTTTTAAAACCACATTGCTACAAATTACTCAGCTTATTTCACTCATCGCtatttattcatctttttttctgattGCATTCTTTGTTTGACTGCGAGTGACGcagaaacgatttttcgacCGAGAATCACGAGACGAACTTTCCGTggtattatcattttattttacaaatattCACACTCGCCATAAAATGTGAGACGACAGTGAACGTTTTAACAAATTAATTAGAAAAATGGAATTAACAATTACTCGATACTTTCCATTGGCCAAatgatttcattgaaaaaactgGTATTATTTATTTGCTCATGCATTATAACTGTGAACaatttataatgaaaaatatacttaaaaaatagaataaaatattaaaaaaaaaaaatttttaataaataaagcagaatattaagaaaaaagttcgttttttttcgatattttgttgCCTTGGCATTCGTTCGACCAATGATTTGTTTCGCCACCCACAAACTAACATTTCGTTGAGATAATATTTCGGttgagaaaaacgaaattcgttccgatcaaaaatatttcatttttaagcCCCGAGTCCAGTGAAATCGTGCCCCCCTTGATGCAATCTCCAGTAATTTGGTAACTATAATCTCGCCGTCCTCGTGCGAGGAAACCGCGAACCACTTTTAAggattttgaatgatttttaagCCATTGCTGGGAATACCAATTCGTAATGCAATTTTCAATGATACGAAAACGTGTTGGGTTATTTAAGCTGGCGAACCTCTCCAATACACTACTCCGCGTTTTATAACTCAATTTATGCATAAAGCAAATTTCACAAGCTTTTTTAACGCAGGTACATAATATTGCTCGATATAAAATGGCCACGCCCGAGCGTTTCACGTCCTTGTAGAAGAAACCTTCTTCATATCGTTTTCCTCGCAGTTCGTGCATGATTTTGAAGGAAGCATTCTGCGCCGGTGGCTTGTTTTTCCTCTCTCGGAATAAAAACAACaggcaaataaaaaaacacaataataataagaaataAAGATTGAAGTCGAAATTGCTATGAGATTCCACTTTGAGGCTGCGAATAATCGAGTGCACGCCATTCTTATGCTGTTCAACGTGATTGGAATGTCGCTCGCAGGATTGAGAcatctttttttcaacgtatCATTACATAATGCGTACAAAATTGACGGACGAAAGTGAGCGGATGAGCGtgtgatcgatcgatcgaccACAACGAGAATAACGAAAATTGTTATACTTCACtgttttattctcatttttcttcaatataaaATTTGTGGACatcatcgaaatttaattaaataaaattcatgtAGGATTATATAATCTCTTTACGTTTCCgacagctgagaaacttcaaTGATGAAGCTTTGCGCGTAAAACGTGCAcacattaatattttttgcattgaaataatgtttttGCACTCTTGAATTATCCTTGAaattataccgaaaagttcatCGCtatggagaattattttttcctaaataaattcccgaaaacaatcgagaaatttcggaaccaaaaagattGCGCTTTCGGAAACGATCCATAATAAAGGTAACTTCAGACGGTTAACAAAAATTGcgagcacgtttttttcgagGAGTTTATAATTATTAGCCTAATCGAACTGCTAAATTTATTTAGGAACATTGTCCGCACACGTtgaacgtattttttcttccaatgatTTGAAATGTTGAAGAAACTATagaaatcaattttaattttaccTTCCGCACTTGTCTGTATCAAACACAACCTTTTTCAACCtgtaacgtgaaaaaatgacggaaaagtgctttgaaaattgtctGAATTCTAGTGTTTTTCAACTCTTCAAAAACTGTTTTGCCAAACAAGTGTTTTCCAATAAATCGAGAAGTTATTCCATACAATTTCAATTACGACTCTGTAGTAACTGCTGTGATGAAAACTACGCCAATAGTAAAATTATAATCTATAGAACACCTGCGAGTATAAAACTCCGAaacacattttatttgaacactaaaacattttcacaaatctgGAAGACCTTGAGCATACACGCATCGCACAATTGTTTCGGAGGCATCGGGTTCTGCAACGATATTTAAAC
This sequence is a window from Venturia canescens isolate UGA chromosome 8, ASM1945775v1, whole genome shotgun sequence. Protein-coding genes within it:
- the LOC122415251 gene encoding calphotin-like produces the protein MFKFACIFALVAVASAGFAPAAPLVAAAPLAAVPAPIVTARSSQVIARNYNTLAAAPLAYAAAPAPLAYTAPAAVAAAPAPLAYAAPAAVAAAPAPLAYAAPAAYSPALAYSAAYPAHYAAPLTYPAPLVCEWCACDEDSAHQHTLPLSTWYKSEKSSNTGHTSSHYPIRTKPSSIMVSYTSVTLVVLVACFGNSMAGVISAAVAAPAPLVAAAPAAIAAAPVIAYGKAVPHNVPPHASRIDLSTRTLAAPFVAAPAVAPALAPLVAPAVAPAVAPAFTHAVAPAVAPAFAPAHFAYSPYALAGNFAAPLVHPTVVG
- the LOC122414489 gene encoding neuropeptide-like 3, whose translation is MFKLCVFLALVALAFAAPAPEPAPGFVAAYAAPVLSSSSQYINRNYNALAAAPLAYAAAPLAYGAAVPAYPYAAHYAPLYL